From Lysobacter auxotrophicus, the proteins below share one genomic window:
- the acs gene encoding acetate--CoA ligase: MNHPAAVYPIDPDFAAKARVTREDYERQYAESVRDPAGFWGKVAERLDWFVAPSKIKDVSYDLEDFRIRWYEDGELNASVNCLDRHLATRGDKTALIFEQDDPSQPAEHITYRDLHARVCKLANALRSLGVRKGDRVTIYLPMIPEAVVAMLACARVGAIHSVVFGGFAPQSIADRVADCQSRLIITADEGLRGGKKVPLKANVDAALKMGGTNTVETVLVVRHTGSAVDMQMPRDRWYDAVVDEQPTQCAPERMNAEDPLFILYTSGSTGKPKGVLHTTGGYLVYASYTHEVVFDLREDDVYWCTADVGWVTGHSYIVYGPLANGATALVFEGVPNYPTVSRFWEVIDKHQVTLFYTAPTAIRALMRDGDEPVKKTSRKSLRLLGTVGEPINPEAWRWYYEVVGDSRSPIVDTWWQTETGGILITPLAGAIDLKPGSATRPFFGIQPALVDANGGRLEGEAEGNLVLLDSWPGQMRTVYGDHGRFIDTYFRTYPGTYFTGDGCRRDADGYYWITGRVDDVINVSGHRIGTAEVESALVSHPKVAEAAVVGFPHDIKGQGIYAYVTLIAGEAPTDELHKELVAHVRKEIGPIATPDHLQWAPGLPKTRSGKIMRRILRKIAENAPDQLGDTSTLADPGVVESLVRERRVP; this comes from the coding sequence ATGAACCATCCCGCCGCCGTCTATCCGATCGATCCGGACTTCGCCGCGAAGGCGCGCGTGACGCGCGAGGACTACGAGCGCCAGTACGCCGAGTCGGTGCGCGATCCGGCCGGCTTCTGGGGCAAGGTGGCCGAGCGCCTGGACTGGTTCGTCGCGCCGTCGAAGATCAAGGACGTCAGCTACGACCTTGAGGATTTCCGCATCCGCTGGTACGAGGACGGCGAGCTCAACGCCAGCGTCAACTGCCTGGATCGGCACCTTGCGACGCGCGGGGACAAGACCGCGCTGATCTTCGAACAGGACGATCCGTCGCAGCCGGCCGAGCACATCACCTACCGCGACCTGCACGCGCGCGTGTGCAAGCTCGCCAACGCGCTGCGTTCGCTCGGCGTGCGCAAGGGCGATCGCGTGACGATCTACCTGCCGATGATTCCCGAGGCCGTCGTCGCGATGCTCGCCTGCGCGCGCGTCGGCGCGATCCACTCGGTGGTGTTCGGCGGTTTCGCGCCGCAGTCCATCGCCGATCGCGTGGCCGACTGCCAGAGCCGCCTGATCATCACCGCCGACGAAGGCCTGCGCGGCGGCAAGAAGGTTCCGCTGAAGGCGAACGTCGACGCCGCGCTGAAGATGGGCGGCACCAACACGGTGGAAACCGTGCTCGTCGTGCGCCACACCGGGTCGGCCGTGGACATGCAGATGCCGCGCGACCGCTGGTACGACGCGGTGGTGGACGAACAACCGACGCAGTGCGCGCCCGAGCGCATGAACGCCGAGGATCCGCTGTTCATCCTCTACACCTCCGGTTCGACCGGCAAACCCAAGGGCGTGCTGCACACCACCGGCGGTTATCTCGTCTACGCGAGCTACACGCATGAAGTCGTGTTCGACCTGCGCGAGGACGACGTGTACTGGTGCACGGCCGACGTCGGCTGGGTCACCGGCCACAGCTACATCGTGTACGGCCCGCTCGCCAACGGCGCGACCGCGCTGGTGTTCGAGGGCGTGCCGAACTACCCGACCGTGTCGCGCTTCTGGGAAGTGATCGACAAGCACCAGGTCACGCTGTTCTACACCGCGCCCACCGCGATCCGCGCGCTGATGCGCGACGGCGACGAACCGGTGAAAAAGACCTCCCGTAAGTCGTTGCGACTGCTCGGCACCGTGGGCGAGCCGATCAATCCCGAAGCGTGGCGCTGGTACTACGAGGTCGTCGGCGATTCGCGTTCGCCGATCGTCGACACGTGGTGGCAGACGGAAACCGGCGGCATCCTCATCACGCCGCTCGCGGGCGCGATCGACCTCAAGCCCGGTTCGGCGACCAGGCCGTTCTTCGGCATCCAGCCGGCGCTGGTGGACGCGAACGGCGGGCGGCTGGAAGGCGAGGCCGAAGGCAACCTCGTGCTGCTGGATTCCTGGCCGGGTCAGATGCGCACCGTCTACGGCGATCACGGCCGTTTCATCGATACGTACTTCCGCACGTATCCGGGCACGTACTTCACCGGCGACGGTTGCCGTCGCGATGCCGATGGCTACTACTGGATCACCGGCCGCGTCGACGACGTCATCAACGTCTCCGGCCATCGCATCGGCACGGCGGAAGTGGAAAGCGCGCTGGTTTCGCACCCCAAGGTCGCCGAAGCGGCGGTCGTCGGCTTCCCGCACGACATCAAGGGGCAGGGCATCTACGCGTACGTGACGCTGATCGCCGGCGAGGCGCCGACGGACGAGCTGCACAAGGAACTCGTCGCGCACGTGCGCAAGGAAATCGGGCCGATCGCCACGCCGGACCACCTGCAATGGGCACCCGGCCTGCCGAAGACGCGCTCGGGCAAGATCATGCGCCGCATCCTGCGCAAGATCGCCGAGAACGCGCCGGACCAGCTCGGCGACACGAGCACGCTGGCCGATCCGGGCGTGGTCGAATCGCTGGTGCGGGAGCGTCGCGTCCCGTAA
- a CDS encoding response regulator transcription factor, whose translation MPTLLIADDHPLFREALRGAVARVLPDAQLREADSVEALYTLVEAEPDADLLLLDLNMPGAQGFSALVHLRALHPQLPIVVVSAREEPTVMRRALDHGAVGFIPKSADAATLGEAITRVLDGDRWAPAVALSAPAAHADEHDAAQRLRDLTPQQFRVLQMLGAGLLNKQIGYELGVSEATVKAHVTAILRKLGASNRTQAVLIAGRLALDPGAFVPPPEEAD comes from the coding sequence ATGCCCACGCTCCTCATCGCCGACGACCACCCGCTGTTCCGCGAAGCACTGCGTGGCGCGGTCGCGCGCGTGCTTCCCGACGCGCAGCTGCGCGAGGCCGACAGCGTCGAAGCGCTGTACACGCTGGTCGAAGCCGAACCCGACGCCGACCTGCTGCTGCTCGATCTCAACATGCCGGGCGCGCAGGGTTTCAGCGCGCTGGTGCACCTGCGCGCGTTGCATCCGCAGTTGCCGATCGTCGTCGTCTCGGCGCGCGAGGAGCCCACGGTGATGCGGCGCGCCCTCGACCACGGCGCCGTCGGCTTCATCCCGAAATCCGCCGACGCCGCGACGCTGGGCGAGGCGATCACGCGCGTGCTCGACGGCGATCGCTGGGCGCCCGCGGTCGCGCTTTCGGCTCCGGCCGCGCACGCCGACGAACACGATGCGGCGCAGCGGCTTCGCGACCTCACGCCGCAGCAGTTCCGCGTGCTGCAGATGCTGGGCGCGGGCCTGCTCAACAAGCAGATTGGGTACGAACTCGGCGTGTCGGAAGCCACGGTGAAGGCGCACGTCACCGCGATCCTGCGAAAGCTCGGCGCCAGCAACCGCACGCAGGCCGTGCTGATCGCTGGCCGCCTCGCGCTCGACCCCGGCGCGTTCGTGCCGCCGCCGGAAGAGGCGGACTAA
- a CDS encoding PQQ-dependent sugar dehydrogenase, with product MLALALAAVLCACGGQAKLRGGEDTGADPRIVPPETSAIPVLKIAPAVGWNGVDTPKAAAGLGVKAFATGLDHPRWLYVLPNGDVLVAESNAPPGKRGIKGIKGKVMGAVMKKAGSGVPSANRITLLRDVDGDGVAEMRSVFAQNLSSPFGMALVGDTLYVANADSIVKFPYAQGDKQATGAPQKVADLPGAADQLNHHWTKSLIASPDGKRLFVGVGSNSNIADNGMAAETNRASVLEIDPATGAQRVFAGGLRNPVGIAWEPTSGALWAVVNERDELGNDLVPDYLTRVDAGAFYGWPYSYWGQHVDTRVKPQNAELVASARVPDFALGSHVAPLGLTFATGQKLGDGYADGAFIGLHGSWNREPLSGYKVVFVPFRDGRPTGSMVDVLDGFLDADLNARGRPVGVAIARDGALLVADDVGNSVWRVSAAVPSD from the coding sequence ATGCTCGCCCTCGCACTCGCAGCCGTGCTGTGCGCCTGCGGCGGCCAGGCGAAGCTGCGCGGCGGCGAGGACACGGGTGCGGATCCGCGGATCGTGCCGCCCGAAACGTCGGCGATTCCGGTACTCAAGATCGCGCCCGCCGTCGGATGGAACGGCGTGGACACGCCGAAGGCGGCGGCCGGGTTGGGCGTGAAGGCGTTCGCGACCGGGCTCGATCATCCGCGCTGGCTCTACGTGCTGCCCAACGGCGACGTGCTCGTCGCCGAGAGCAACGCGCCGCCGGGCAAGCGCGGGATCAAGGGCATCAAGGGCAAGGTGATGGGCGCGGTGATGAAGAAGGCCGGTTCCGGCGTGCCCAGCGCCAATCGCATCACGCTGCTGCGCGATGTTGATGGCGACGGCGTCGCCGAAATGCGCAGCGTGTTCGCGCAGAACCTGTCCTCGCCGTTCGGCATGGCGCTGGTCGGCGACACGCTGTACGTCGCCAACGCCGACTCGATCGTGAAGTTTCCGTACGCGCAGGGCGACAAGCAGGCCACTGGCGCGCCGCAGAAGGTCGCCGACCTGCCCGGCGCGGCCGATCAGCTCAACCATCACTGGACCAAGAGCCTCATCGCCTCGCCCGACGGAAAGCGGCTGTTTGTTGGCGTCGGATCGAACAGCAACATCGCCGACAACGGCATGGCGGCGGAAACCAACCGCGCGAGCGTGCTGGAGATCGATCCGGCCACCGGCGCGCAACGCGTGTTCGCGGGCGGCCTGCGCAATCCCGTCGGCATCGCGTGGGAGCCCACCAGCGGCGCGCTGTGGGCGGTGGTCAACGAGCGCGACGAACTGGGCAACGATCTGGTGCCCGACTACCTCACGCGCGTGGACGCCGGCGCGTTCTACGGCTGGCCGTACAGCTACTGGGGCCAGCACGTCGATACGCGTGTGAAGCCGCAGAACGCCGAGCTCGTCGCCAGCGCGCGTGTGCCGGATTTCGCGCTCGGTTCGCACGTGGCACCGCTCGGGCTGACGTTCGCGACGGGGCAGAAGCTCGGTGACGGGTACGCCGATGGCGCCTTCATCGGGCTGCACGGTTCGTGGAATCGCGAACCGCTGTCCGGCTACAAGGTCGTGTTCGTACCGTTCCGCGACGGCCGGCCGACCGGCTCGATGGTCGACGTGCTCGACGGCTTCCTCGATGCCGATCTCAACGCCCGTGGCCGCCCGGTTGGCGTCGCGATCGCACGCGACGGCGCGCTACTGGTGGCGGA
- a CDS encoding DcaP family trimeric outer membrane transporter — MSASIASTSKAATVRRRPLAAALLIALALPGMAFAQTAKEKELEARVAQLEAMVQQLVAQQQQQQTQISEVKTAQATAPAAPAAAAPATATAGAPKVSPIQGTTITPTANPNSTFYYGGFIKLDASVTSTNDGDIPDGTVGRLFYVPKAIPVGQGHLREGGTDTDMGTNFSRFWFGVDSVTQNDDKLKAYLEFDLFGGGSTAFTGNEVATNTYALTLRQAYVQWNNWLAGQTWTNFQDTAALPDTVDFLGPTEGTVFVRQAQLRYTNGPWSFSMENPETVYTPFNGNMAQIAGDDGPMPDLTGRYTFKGDWGHFGIAGLVRQLKYQTAGVPATPTAPARPAVEDDTTGYGLSVSGKFNLGKNDDIRYMVTGGSGIGRYIGLALNNDAVLDSTGDLDNIDVIAGFVGWRHVFSPKLRTNVFYSRADYDQNVDFTGLGITKGAQSAHVNLIYTPLPKLDLGAELIWGQRELENGDRGELNRLQTHVKYNF, encoded by the coding sequence ATGTCCGCAAGCATTGCCTCGACGTCGAAGGCCGCGACCGTGCGTCGCCGCCCGCTCGCCGCCGCATTGCTCATCGCGCTGGCGCTGCCGGGGATGGCCTTCGCGCAGACCGCGAAGGAGAAGGAGCTGGAGGCCCGCGTCGCCCAGCTCGAAGCGATGGTGCAGCAATTGGTGGCGCAACAGCAGCAGCAACAGACCCAGATCAGCGAGGTGAAGACCGCGCAGGCCACCGCGCCCGCGGCGCCGGCCGCTGCGGCACCGGCAACGGCCACGGCCGGAGCGCCAAAGGTCTCGCCGATCCAGGGCACGACGATCACGCCGACCGCCAATCCGAACTCGACGTTCTACTACGGCGGCTTCATCAAGCTCGATGCGTCCGTCACCTCGACCAACGACGGCGACATCCCCGATGGCACCGTCGGCCGCCTGTTCTACGTGCCCAAGGCCATTCCCGTCGGACAGGGCCACCTGCGCGAAGGCGGCACCGATACCGACATGGGCACGAACTTCTCGCGCTTCTGGTTCGGTGTCGACAGCGTCACCCAGAACGACGACAAGCTGAAGGCGTACCTGGAGTTCGATCTGTTCGGTGGCGGCAGCACGGCCTTCACCGGCAACGAGGTCGCGACCAACACCTACGCGCTCACGCTGCGACAGGCCTACGTGCAGTGGAACAACTGGCTGGCCGGCCAGACCTGGACGAACTTCCAGGACACCGCCGCGCTGCCGGACACAGTCGACTTCCTCGGCCCGACCGAAGGCACCGTGTTCGTGCGCCAGGCGCAGTTGCGCTACACCAACGGCCCGTGGTCGTTCTCGATGGAGAACCCGGAGACGGTGTACACGCCGTTCAACGGCAACATGGCGCAGATCGCCGGCGACGACGGCCCGATGCCCGACCTGACCGGCCGCTACACGTTCAAGGGCGACTGGGGCCACTTCGGCATCGCCGGCCTGGTGCGCCAACTGAAGTACCAGACCGCGGGCGTGCCGGCCACGCCGACCGCGCCGGCGCGTCCGGCGGTGGAAGACGACACCACCGGCTACGGCCTCAGCGTGTCGGGCAAGTTCAACCTCGGCAAGAACGACGACATCCGCTACATGGTCACCGGCGGCAGCGGCATCGGCCGCTACATCGGCCTGGCGTTGAACAACGACGCGGTGCTCGATTCCACCGGCGACCTGGACAACATCGACGTCATCGCCGGCTTCGTCGGCTGGCGCCACGTGTTCAGTCCGAAGCTGCGCACGAACGTGTTCTATTCGCGCGCCGACTACGACCAGAACGTGGACTTCACCGGCCTTGGCATCACCAAGGGCGCGCAATCCGCGCACGTTAACCTGATCTACACGCCGCTTCCCAAGCTCGACCTCGGCGCGGAACTGATCTGGGGCCAGCGTGAACTCGAGAACGGCGACCGCGGCGAGCTCAACCGCCTGCAGACGCATGTGAAGTACAACTTCTAA